The Microbacterium sulfonylureivorans region ATGTGACAGATCCGCACCAGCCTACCGGCGCGGCGTTTGACACCCTGCGTCGCTCGCTGGAACGCTGGGGTCACGTCTCGACGAAAGGTCCCACCCGTGAGCGACAACACACCCGACGCGCCCTCCCCCGACCCGGCGGCGCAGCCCGCTCCCGAACCGACCGCTCCGGCGCCCGGCGCGTACCAGGCGCCGGCAGAGGCCGCATACCCTCCGCCTGCCCCGCCCGGACCCGCCGAACCCCCTGCGTACGGTGCTCCTCCCGCATACGGCGCCGCTCCGCAGGCTCCTGCCCCGTCGCCGTACGGCACGCCGGCCCCGTACGGCGCCGCGCCCCAGTACGCCGCACCCCCGCAGTACGGCGCACCCCCGCAGTACGGCGCCGCGCCCCAGTACGGCGCACCCCCGCAGTACGGGTACGGCGCACCCGTGAAGACGAATGTCCTCGCGATCGTCTCGCTGATCGCGTCGATCGTCGGCTTCATCGGCATCGTGCCGATCATCGGATCCATCGCGGGCGTCATCACGGGGCACATCTCCCTCCACCAGCTCAAGACGAACGGCGAGAAGGGCCGGGGCATGGCGCTCGCCGGCACGATCCTCGGATACGTCGGCCTCGCGCTGTGGATCATCGGCGGGATCGTCTTCTTCGCGTTCATCGCGTGGGCGGCGAGCCAGGGCTCGCGCTACGGCTACGACTACTGATACCTCGAACCGCCCTTCCGTGCGGCCCCTCCACTCCCTCACGAGGGAGACCGGAGGGGCCGCGCGGCGTAGTCTTGAAGGACGGTGAAGAGTTCGAATCGGCCCCAGTCCGCCACGTCGCTGCCGCGGGCGCCACGTGACGACGTCGACGCGCGCTCGACGCGCTACCTCATCACCATGGGCGTCCGCGTGGCGTGCTTCATCCTCATGGTCGTCATCACCCCGTACGGGTGGTACACCTGGGTGTTCGGAGCCGCCGCCATCCTCCTCCCGTACATCGCGGTCGTGCTGGCGAACGTCGGCCAGGAGGCGCGCCGCAACCGCCGCGAAGACCCGGAGCGATCCCTTCCCGCCGTCCCCCACACTCCGCTCGGACATCCGTCCGACGTGATCCGTGTCGACGAGACGCCGGCGATCGACGACGGGCGTCCGGCCGACGACCGGACCACGGACGGGACGGCATGAGTCTCCCCGCAGACGAGGCCGTCGCGGAGGCGACGTGCTCCCGGGCCGGTTGCCGCGCCCCCGCGCGCTGGCGGATCGACTGGCGAAATCCGCGCATCCACTCGGCCGACCGGACCAAGACCTGGGTCGCGTGCGACGAGCACCGCGACTACCTCCGGGAGTTCCTCGCCGCGCGCGAGTTCCCGGTGTCGGTGAGGCTCCTGGCCGGCGCGAGTTCGGAGATCCCCCGATGAGTCCCCGCCGCGAGGTCAGCATGCAGAGCCTGCCGAGGGCTGGTCGGTGGGCGATCTACGTCTCGCTGGCCGTCGTCTTCGCCATCGCGTGCGCCTTTCTGTCGAACTGGCAGTTCTCACGCAACGAGGAGCGCTCCGCGCAGCTCGCTCTCGTCGAGGCGAACTACGACGCGCTGCCGGTGCCGCTCGCCGAGCTGATCCCGCCCGGCGGTGAACTCGATCCCGAGGATCAGTGGCATCCGGTTCTCCTGGTCGGCGAGTACGTCGCCGACGAGGAGCTGCTCGTGCGCAACCGCCCGCACGGCGGCACCTCCGCCTTCGAGGTGCTCGCCCCATTCCGCCTCGACGACGGCCGCGTGCTGCTCATCGATCGAGGCTGGGTCGCTCCGGGGAAGGATCAGCCCGACCCCGACAGCGTGCCGACCCCTCCGGAGGGGGAAGTCACCGTCATCGCACGCCTCAAGCCCGGCGAGCAGCTGCCGTCGTCCGGCCGCTCCGCTCCGGAGGGCCAGGTGCCGACCATCCACCTTCCGCTGATCGCCGACACCGTGTCCGCCGACACCGGTGACGCGCTCGAGCTCAGCGCGTACGGGATCATGGTGTCGGAGGACCCGGCTCCGGCATCCGCACCGCAGGCGCTCGAGTCGCCGTCCGAAGACCCCGGCCCGCACCTGTCGTACGCGATCCAGTGGATCCTCTTCGCGGTCATGGGCTTCGTGTTCATCGGCTACGTCATCCGCACCGAGCGTCGGCACCGTCGCGAGGATGCCGAGGACGACGACGCCGCGGATGCGGTGCCGGCGCCGGCATCCCGTCGCCGCGATCGCGAC contains the following coding sequences:
- a CDS encoding DUF3099 domain-containing protein yields the protein MKSSNRPQSATSLPRAPRDDVDARSTRYLITMGVRVACFILMVVITPYGWYTWVFGAAAILLPYIAVVLANVGQEARRNRREDPERSLPAVPHTPLGHPSDVIRVDETPAIDDGRPADDRTTDGTA
- a CDS encoding DUF4190 domain-containing protein; the protein is MSDNTPDAPSPDPAAQPAPEPTAPAPGAYQAPAEAAYPPPAPPGPAEPPAYGAPPAYGAAPQAPAPSPYGTPAPYGAAPQYAAPPQYGAPPQYGAAPQYGAPPQYGYGAPVKTNVLAIVSLIASIVGFIGIVPIIGSIAGVITGHISLHQLKTNGEKGRGMALAGTILGYVGLALWIIGGIVFFAFIAWAASQGSRYGYDY
- a CDS encoding SURF1 family protein translates to MSPRREVSMQSLPRAGRWAIYVSLAVVFAIACAFLSNWQFSRNEERSAQLALVEANYDALPVPLAELIPPGGELDPEDQWHPVLLVGEYVADEELLVRNRPHGGTSAFEVLAPFRLDDGRVLLIDRGWVAPGKDQPDPDSVPTPPEGEVTVIARLKPGEQLPSSGRSAPEGQVPTIHLPLIADTVSADTGDALELSAYGIMVSEDPAPASAPQALESPSEDPGPHLSYAIQWILFAVMGFVFIGYVIRTERRHRREDAEDDDAADAVPAPASRRRDRDADDEDALLDAAGR